One region of Bacillus zhangzhouensis genomic DNA includes:
- a CDS encoding sporulation initiation phosphotransferase B yields MEEIPSKENEKLTHVALTNELIYLLSRSRHDWMNKLQLIKGNLTLEKYDRVFDIIEEMVIEAQHESKLSNLKIPQLAYYFLTFNWESHFITLEYEVLGETRDLSAYESQLLTVSQELFSIFDQSVCQKTENHLTVTFQTDHEENDVILYFDFKGKLTSLDALNAFHDANYPCMSITQFHVTPHESMIELCLRQERDM; encoded by the coding sequence ATGGAAGAGATACCAAGTAAAGAAAATGAAAAATTAACTCACGTTGCATTAACAAATGAATTGATCTATCTGCTGAGTCGTTCAAGACATGACTGGATGAATAAATTACAGCTGATCAAAGGCAACTTGACATTAGAAAAATATGACCGCGTGTTTGACATTATAGAAGAAATGGTCATTGAAGCACAGCATGAATCCAAACTCTCAAATTTAAAAATTCCCCAATTGGCCTATTACTTTCTAACATTTAATTGGGAGTCGCATTTTATCACCTTAGAATATGAAGTGCTTGGTGAAACCCGAGACTTATCAGCATATGAATCGCAGCTGCTAACGGTATCACAGGAGTTGTTTTCGATATTCGATCAATCAGTTTGCCAAAAAACTGAAAATCATTTAACGGTCACGTTCCAAACAGATCATGAAGAAAATGATGTGATCTTATATTTTGATTTCAAAGGAAAATTAACAAGTTTGGATGCGTTAAATGCGTTTCATGACGCAAACTATCCATGTATGAGTATAACGCAATTTCATGTGACGCCTCACGAGTCCATGATTGAGCTGTGTTTGAGGCAAGAACGAGATATGTGA
- the rpmA gene encoding 50S ribosomal protein L27, with protein MLRLDLQFFASKKGVGSTKNGRDSESKRLGAKRADGQFVTGGSILYRQRGTKIYPGENVGRGGDDTLFAKIDGTVKFERFGRDRKKVSVYPAAQ; from the coding sequence ATGCTTAGATTAGATCTTCAATTTTTCGCATCTAAAAAAGGGGTAGGTTCTACAAAGAACGGACGTGACTCTGAATCTAAACGTTTAGGCGCTAAACGTGCTGATGGTCAATTCGTAACTGGTGGTTCTATCCTTTATCGTCAACGTGGAACGAAAATCTATCCAGGTGAAAACGTTGGACGCGGAGGCGACGACACTCTTTTCGCTAAAATCGACGGAACGGTTAAATTCGAACGTTTTGGTCGTGACCGTAAAAAAGTGAGCGTATATCCTGCGGCACAATAA
- a CDS encoding ribosomal-processing cysteine protease Prp, with the protein MIKAIITRSSADESITSFQMTGHAEFAEKGQDLVCAGVSAVVFGSVNSIIALTGLDPLLDIGEEGGYFSFELPADTDPVSFEKAQLLLEGMVVSLETIERDYHDYVRISTKNRR; encoded by the coding sequence ATGATCAAAGCAATCATTACTCGGTCATCAGCAGATGAAAGCATTACGTCTTTTCAGATGACTGGACATGCCGAGTTTGCTGAAAAAGGTCAGGATCTCGTTTGTGCAGGCGTTTCTGCTGTTGTTTTTGGCTCAGTCAATTCAATTATTGCACTGACAGGATTGGACCCACTGCTCGATATTGGGGAAGAAGGCGGCTATTTCTCTTTTGAACTGCCGGCTGATACAGATCCAGTATCCTTTGAAAAAGCTCAGCTGCTTTTAGAAGGCATGGTCGTTTCCTTAGAGACAATTGAACGAGATTACCACGATTATGTGAGAATATCAACAAAAAATAGGAGGTGA
- the rplU gene encoding 50S ribosomal protein L21, with product MYAIIETGGKQVKVEEGQTVYVEKLAAEAGETVTFENVLFVGGDTVKVGNPSVAGATVTAKVEKQGRGKKITVFKYKPKKNNHKKQGHRQPYTKVVIEKINA from the coding sequence ATGTACGCAATTATCGAAACTGGTGGTAAACAAGTAAAAGTTGAAGAAGGTCAAACTGTTTATGTTGAAAAACTAGCTGCTGAAGCAGGTGAAACAGTCACTTTTGAAAACGTATTGTTTGTCGGCGGAGACACTGTCAAAGTGGGTAACCCTTCAGTTGCTGGAGCAACAGTAACGGCTAAAGTTGAAAAACAAGGCCGCGGTAAGAAAATAACTGTGTTCAAGTACAAACCGAAGAAAAACAACCACAAGAAACAAGGTCATCGTCAACCTTACACTAAAGTTGTTATCGAAAAAATCAACGCTTAA
- a CDS encoding M50 family metallopeptidase, with protein MNRWLLMLTKIHIHPLLWIVMALAMLSGQIKPLLCLLVIVCVHELGHAAAACYYHWRIRRIFLLPFGGTVEVEEHGNRPIKEEMSVILCGPLQHVPLQLMAWLFMEASLISHDVFTMFTFYNMSIFLVNLLPIWPLDGGKLFFLLLSVFYPFQRAHALAIKGSLVFFGLLTGGLLLFAPLQFNGWVLLTFLAYSLVMEYRQRHYVRVRFLLERYYGKKEQKVEKLIPLRASAEEKIYEVMARFQRGCKHPIIIERDGVKMSQLDENELLHAYFSDRRTTSSMEELLLPY; from the coding sequence TTGAATAGATGGCTGCTCATGCTGACGAAAATTCACATCCATCCGCTGCTGTGGATTGTGATGGCGCTTGCGATGCTGTCAGGTCAAATCAAGCCGCTGCTTTGTCTGCTCGTGATCGTCTGTGTCCATGAACTTGGACATGCAGCGGCTGCCTGCTATTATCATTGGCGCATTCGGCGGATTTTTTTACTGCCATTTGGCGGAACGGTGGAAGTAGAGGAACATGGAAACCGTCCAATAAAAGAAGAGATGTCGGTCATTTTGTGCGGCCCGCTTCAGCATGTACCACTTCAGCTCATGGCATGGCTTTTCATGGAGGCTTCTCTTATCTCTCATGACGTCTTTACGATGTTTACCTTTTATAATATGTCAATTTTTCTTGTGAATCTTTTGCCCATTTGGCCGCTTGATGGCGGAAAACTATTCTTTTTGCTCTTATCCGTTTTTTACCCTTTCCAACGTGCACATGCTCTAGCAATAAAAGGCTCACTTGTCTTTTTCGGTCTATTGACAGGAGGGTTACTTTTGTTTGCACCGCTGCAATTCAATGGCTGGGTGCTGCTCACTTTTTTAGCTTATTCACTTGTGATGGAGTACAGGCAGCGGCATTACGTCAGGGTTCGCTTTTTACTAGAACGGTATTACGGTAAAAAAGAGCAGAAGGTAGAAAAACTGATTCCACTGAGAGCAAGTGCAGAGGAAAAAATATACGAAGTGATGGCGCGATTTCAAAGGGGCTGCAAGCATCCGATTATTATTGAAAGAGATGGTGTGAAGATGAGCCAGCTTGATGAAAACGAACTGCTCCATGCGTATTTTTCAGATCGCAGAACCACTTCCTCAATGGAAGAGCTTCTTTTACCGTACTAA
- a CDS encoding M23 family metallopeptidase, with product MKRVDEYRKKIAQRRKTMQPAAPPKKTDFKKKEDIPPWVMLTEQEKHSGSTSYEPASHQPKKYRHPLFNPNTFVLKCLLSASLVLIAAISFKGQAGPFQQLKPMITQTFEQDFQFAAANRWFEKTVGQPLAFLTEKKDGQKDVQANQELAVPATGKVQESFTQNGAGVKVETSAEAIDSMKEGYVVEVKKKSDTGLTVVVQHADNSYSWYGQLKNADVALYDFVDKGEKIGEISLDDQGKGTYYFAIKQNEQFIDPIQVMTFE from the coding sequence ATGAAAAGAGTGGACGAGTACCGAAAAAAAATCGCGCAGCGCCGCAAAACGATGCAGCCAGCTGCTCCCCCTAAGAAGACGGATTTCAAGAAAAAAGAAGATATCCCGCCATGGGTTATGCTGACAGAACAAGAAAAGCATTCTGGCTCGACCTCCTATGAACCAGCGTCTCATCAGCCAAAGAAATATCGTCATCCCTTATTTAACCCGAATACCTTTGTGCTTAAATGCTTATTATCAGCGTCCCTTGTGTTGATTGCAGCCATTTCATTTAAAGGTCAGGCAGGTCCGTTTCAGCAGCTGAAGCCGATGATTACTCAGACCTTTGAGCAAGACTTTCAATTTGCTGCTGCCAACCGCTGGTTTGAAAAAACAGTTGGACAGCCGCTGGCCTTTTTAACAGAGAAAAAAGATGGCCAAAAGGATGTACAAGCGAATCAAGAACTAGCTGTGCCTGCCACTGGTAAAGTGCAGGAATCCTTTACGCAAAATGGAGCAGGGGTTAAAGTAGAGACATCGGCTGAAGCCATTGATAGTATGAAAGAAGGCTACGTGGTCGAGGTGAAAAAGAAAAGCGACACAGGGCTTACCGTGGTGGTGCAGCATGCAGATAACAGCTATAGCTGGTACGGTCAATTAAAGAATGCCGATGTGGCCTTATACGATTTTGTTGATAAAGGTGAAAAAATTGGTGAGATTTCGCTTGATGATCAAGGGAAGGGCACATATTACTTTGCCATTAAGCAAAATGAACAATTCATCGATCCTATTCAGGTGATGACCTTTGAATAG
- the minD gene encoding septum site-determining protein MinD — protein sequence MGEAIVITSGKGGVGKTTTSANLGTALAIQGKKVCLVDTDIGLRNLDVVMGLENRIIYDLVDVVEGRCKIHQALVKDKRFEDLLYLLPAAQTSDKTAVEPEQIKELIQSLKQDFDYVVIDCPAGIEQGFKNAVSGADKAIVVTTPEISAVRDADRIIGLLEQEDIEPPRLIVNRIRTHMAKNGDSMDVDEVVHHLSIDLLGIVADDDDVIKASNNGEPIVMDAKNKVSIAYRNIARRVLGESVPLQSFEEENRGMFAKLKAFFGVRA from the coding sequence TTGGGCGAGGCTATTGTGATTACCTCAGGAAAAGGCGGCGTTGGCAAAACAACAACATCTGCAAACTTAGGCACAGCACTAGCAATTCAAGGGAAAAAAGTGTGTCTAGTTGATACCGACATCGGCCTTCGGAATCTGGATGTCGTGATGGGGCTTGAAAACCGCATTATTTATGATTTAGTCGATGTAGTAGAAGGAAGATGCAAAATTCACCAAGCGCTTGTAAAAGATAAGCGTTTCGAGGATCTTTTGTATCTTTTACCTGCTGCTCAAACAAGTGATAAAACGGCTGTAGAGCCGGAACAGATCAAAGAATTAATTCAATCATTGAAACAAGACTTTGATTATGTTGTCATAGACTGCCCTGCTGGAATTGAGCAAGGCTTTAAAAATGCTGTATCCGGTGCAGACAAGGCCATTGTTGTGACGACGCCTGAAATCTCAGCTGTGAGAGATGCGGACCGAATCATCGGTTTGTTAGAACAAGAAGATATCGAACCGCCTCGTTTGATTGTCAACCGTATTCGTACACACATGGCGAAAAATGGCGATTCAATGGATGTAGATGAAGTGGTACATCACTTATCGATTGATCTACTTGGCATCGTAGCAGATGATGATGATGTGATTAAGGCTTCAAACAATGGTGAACCGATTGTCATGGATGCTAAAAACAAAGTATCGATTGCATATCGCAATATTGCTCGCCGCGTACTAGGCGAATCTGTTCCGCTTCAATCCTTTGAAGAAGAAAACAGGGGAATGTTTGCAAAGCTGAAAGCATTTTTTGGTGTAAGAGCATAA
- the minC gene encoding septum site-determining protein MinC, translated as MKTQKQQYVTIKGTKNGLTLQLNDDCSFDDLLSGLREVLLLEQYTDGREGHKVNVHIKLGFRYLTEDQETRLTEAVSENEYLVIHSIESDVMSTEEARRLKAEAEITSVAKIVRSGQVLHVEGDLLLIGDVNPGGTIRAEGNIFVLGALKGVAHAGCNGNKQAVIAASHMIPTQLRIAQVFNRAPDQKVDGNEMECAYLDIDGNMIIERLQQLAHIRPNLTRLEGGM; from the coding sequence TTGAAAACTCAAAAACAGCAATATGTGACGATAAAAGGTACAAAAAACGGATTAACATTACAGTTAAATGATGACTGTTCGTTTGATGACCTTCTGTCTGGCTTGCGAGAGGTTCTTTTACTTGAGCAATATACGGATGGAAGAGAAGGACATAAGGTCAATGTGCATATTAAGCTTGGTTTTCGTTATTTAACAGAGGATCAGGAGACGCGTTTGACTGAAGCGGTGTCTGAAAATGAATATCTCGTCATCCACTCCATTGAAAGTGACGTCATGTCAACTGAAGAGGCGAGACGATTAAAAGCAGAGGCTGAAATTACTTCTGTAGCAAAAATTGTACGCTCTGGACAGGTGCTGCATGTCGAAGGAGATCTTTTATTAATAGGAGATGTCAATCCTGGCGGAACGATTCGCGCAGAGGGGAATATTTTTGTGCTTGGCGCATTAAAAGGTGTGGCGCATGCTGGATGTAATGGCAACAAACAGGCTGTTATAGCGGCATCTCATATGATTCCAACACAACTGCGCATCGCACAAGTTTTTAACCGTGCACCAGACCAAAAAGTAGATGGAAATGAAATGGAATGTGCTTATTTAGATATAGATGGCAATATGATCATTGAACGCCTGCAGCAATTGGCTCATATAAGACCTAATCTGACAAGGCTTGAGGGAGGAATGTGA
- the mreD gene encoding rod shape-determining protein MreD, with the protein MKRVLLAFVMLFIFVFDSIFVDLVKLPFVSENQILAPHFILLALVFMTAFVNQKYGVIYGFIFGILYDISYTGILGVHMFGFGALCYLLAKAFKVLQTNMLVVVFLSIIAVSVMEFYVYGIQATIQPGIMPFNMYVIDRFIPTILLNTAASLILVVPLRLFFTHVKQGLIDE; encoded by the coding sequence GTGAAACGTGTCCTTCTTGCTTTCGTCATGTTGTTTATCTTCGTATTTGACAGCATTTTTGTCGATTTAGTGAAGCTCCCATTTGTTTCAGAGAATCAAATTTTAGCTCCTCATTTCATTTTACTCGCACTTGTATTTATGACTGCTTTTGTGAATCAAAAATATGGTGTGATTTACGGATTTATCTTTGGAATTTTATATGATATTTCATATACAGGCATACTTGGTGTTCATATGTTTGGCTTTGGGGCGCTTTGCTACTTGTTAGCGAAAGCCTTTAAAGTTCTGCAAACGAATATGTTAGTTGTCGTCTTTCTGTCGATTATTGCTGTTTCCGTGATGGAGTTTTATGTATACGGTATTCAAGCGACAATTCAACCAGGGATTATGCCGTTTAATATGTATGTCATTGATCGCTTTATTCCAACGATTCTTTTAAATACTGCTGCGTCTCTCATACTTGTTGTGCCGCTTAGGCTCTTTTTCACCCATGTGAAACAAGGACTGATCGACGAATAA
- the mreC gene encoding rod shape-determining protein MreC — protein MPQFFMNKRLMLLLVCVIVLVAMIGFSVKSGRGASWPEKLVGDTTGFIQGVFHKPSQFIAGIYGNVQDLKNTYDENERLRKKLDGQTQYEAKLQELEDENKKLRKQLGYVNSIRDYTPILSTVIARNPSLWDNFVMIDKGKRQGVEKDMAVTNESGALIGKIESDKLNNFTSTVRLLSSTDQNNRISTKIFAKKGKEELNGIINGYDSKKKMLTMNILKSDADGDVKKGDLVETSGAGGVFPQGLTIGKVSEIEPDHYGLTKIIYVEPAAELNNLDRVIVVNRSTSKADASELAKEEGS, from the coding sequence ATGCCGCAGTTTTTTATGAATAAAAGATTAATGTTGCTCCTTGTCTGTGTCATCGTACTGGTGGCCATGATTGGTTTTTCAGTGAAAAGCGGCAGAGGTGCTTCATGGCCGGAAAAATTAGTGGGGGATACGACAGGCTTTATTCAAGGTGTTTTTCATAAACCATCACAATTTATTGCCGGTATTTATGGGAATGTACAAGATTTAAAGAACACCTATGATGAAAACGAGCGTCTTCGAAAAAAACTCGATGGACAAACCCAATATGAGGCGAAACTTCAAGAACTAGAAGATGAGAACAAAAAGCTTCGCAAGCAGCTTGGCTATGTGAACTCTATTCGTGACTACACGCCAATTCTATCAACTGTTATCGCAAGAAACCCATCTCTTTGGGATAACTTTGTGATGATTGATAAAGGGAAAAGACAAGGCGTTGAGAAAGATATGGCAGTCACAAATGAGAGTGGTGCATTAATTGGGAAGATTGAAAGTGATAAGCTCAACAATTTCACTTCGACTGTAAGGTTGCTAAGCTCTACTGACCAAAATAATAGAATTTCAACGAAAATTTTTGCGAAAAAGGGCAAAGAAGAACTCAATGGAATCATTAACGGTTATGACAGCAAGAAAAAAATGCTGACTATGAATATTTTGAAATCCGATGCAGATGGGGATGTCAAAAAAGGAGATCTTGTTGAAACATCTGGAGCAGGGGGCGTATTCCCGCAAGGCTTGACGATTGGTAAAGTGAGTGAAATCGAGCCAGACCATTACGGTCTGACAAAGATCATTTACGTAGAACCAGCGGCTGAACTTAACAATTTAGATCGCGTGATTGTGGTGAATCGTAGCACCAGTAAAGCAGATGCATCTGAATTGGCGAAGGAGGAAGGCTCGTGA
- a CDS encoding rod shape-determining protein — protein sequence MFGIGTKDLGIDLGTANTLVFIKGKGIVVREPSVVALETDTKSIVAVGNDARNMIGRTPGNVVALRPMKDGVIADYETTATMMKYYINQALKNKGLFARKPYVMVCVPSGITAVEERAVIDATRQAGARDAYPIEEPFAAAIGANLPVWEPTGSMVVDIGGGTTEVAIISLGGIVTSQSIRVAGDEMDDAISSYIRKTYNLMIGDRTSEAIKMELGSAQPNVHDEMDIRGRDLLTGLPKTISITAEEIAKALRDTVETIVDAVKMTLEKTPPELAADIMDRGIVLTGGGALLRNLDKVISDETKMPVIIAEDPLDCVAIGTGKALEHIHLFKGKSKENR from the coding sequence ATGTTTGGAATTGGTACAAAAGACCTTGGAATAGATCTTGGAACAGCGAATACGCTTGTTTTTATTAAAGGAAAAGGCATTGTTGTGAGAGAACCTTCGGTCGTAGCTTTGGAAACTGATACGAAGTCTATAGTGGCGGTCGGAAATGATGCTAGAAACATGATTGGGCGTACACCTGGTAATGTTGTGGCATTACGTCCAATGAAAGACGGAGTCATTGCAGATTACGAGACGACAGCAACAATGATGAAATATTACATTAATCAAGCATTAAAAAACAAAGGGCTTTTTGCTCGTAAGCCTTATGTTATGGTATGTGTACCATCTGGTATTACAGCGGTAGAAGAGCGTGCAGTCATTGATGCAACAAGACAAGCTGGTGCACGTGACGCATACCCTATTGAAGAGCCATTTGCTGCGGCAATCGGTGCTAACCTGCCTGTATGGGAGCCGACAGGAAGTATGGTTGTGGACATTGGCGGAGGTACAACAGAGGTAGCGATTATTTCTCTTGGCGGTATTGTGACATCACAATCAATTCGTGTTGCAGGGGATGAAATGGATGATGCAATCAGTAGCTACATCCGTAAAACGTATAATCTGATGATCGGTGATCGTACGTCAGAAGCGATAAAAATGGAACTTGGTTCTGCGCAGCCTAATGTACATGATGAGATGGACATTCGCGGACGTGACCTTTTAACCGGTCTGCCAAAAACAATCTCTATTACGGCAGAAGAAATCGCAAAAGCGCTTCGCGATACGGTGGAAACAATTGTCGATGCAGTGAAAATGACTCTTGAAAAAACCCCGCCCGAGCTCGCAGCAGATATTATGGACCGCGGAATTGTTTTAACAGGAGGCGGTGCATTACTGCGTAATCTTGACAAAGTCATTAGTGATGAAACGAAAATGCCAGTCATTATTGCAGAAGACCCGCTTGACTGTGTGGCAATCGGAACAGGGAAAGCACTAGAACATATTCATTTGTTCAAAGGAAAATCAAAAGAAAATCGATAA
- the radC gene encoding DNA repair protein RadC, translating into MLLKHFPQDEKPRERLMKYGPGSMSNHELVAILLRTGTKKESVLQISARLLQTFGGLRSVREASIEEMSKIRGVGKAKAVSLLAALELGTRLHHQTTDNRYVIRTPEDGANFVMEDMRFLQQENFVCLYLNTKNQVLHKHTVFIGSLNSSIVHPREIFKEAFKRSAASFICVHNHPSGDPTPSREDIEVTQRLFECGQLIGIQLLDHLVIGDQKFVSLKEKGYL; encoded by the coding sequence ATGTTGTTAAAGCATTTTCCTCAAGATGAAAAGCCGAGAGAACGATTGATGAAATATGGTCCCGGCAGTATGTCAAACCATGAACTTGTTGCGATTCTTTTAAGGACAGGCACAAAAAAAGAATCAGTCCTCCAAATTTCCGCAAGACTTCTGCAAACATTTGGCGGTCTTCGCTCTGTAAGAGAGGCCTCAATTGAAGAAATGTCGAAGATTCGAGGAGTTGGAAAGGCGAAAGCGGTCTCTCTTTTAGCTGCTTTAGAACTCGGCACTAGATTACACCATCAAACGACGGACAACCGCTATGTGATCCGCACACCAGAGGATGGGGCAAACTTTGTGATGGAAGATATGAGGTTTTTACAACAGGAGAATTTCGTTTGTCTTTATCTCAATACAAAAAATCAAGTTCTTCATAAACATACAGTGTTTATTGGAAGTTTGAACTCATCCATCGTTCACCCGCGTGAAATTTTCAAAGAGGCATTTAAACGGTCCGCTGCTTCATTTATATGTGTGCACAACCATCCATCTGGAGATCCGACGCCCAGCAGGGAAGATATTGAAGTCACACAGCGGCTTTTTGAATGTGGACAGCTGATTGGAATACAGCTGCTTGATCATCTTGTCATAGGTGATCAAAAATTTGTGAGTTTGAAGGAAAAAGGGTATTTGTAA
- a CDS encoding Maf-like protein, with protein sequence MNQLILASQSPRRKELLDLAGFSYDIQASQLKEEINRNFSPVENVQWLAEQKASDIQALYPEAVIMGADTIVAIDGKCLGKPKDKEEAASMLQLLSGKTHQVLTGVTIQSENRKETFYEQTEVTFWTLTQNEIDRYIETGEPLDKAGSYGIQGKGALFVQKIDGDYFSVVGLPIAKTVRVLETFGITPF encoded by the coding sequence ATGAACCAATTGATTCTGGCATCTCAATCACCTAGAAGAAAAGAATTGCTTGATCTAGCAGGGTTTTCTTACGATATTCAAGCAAGTCAATTAAAAGAAGAAATAAATCGAAACTTTTCTCCGGTAGAGAACGTCCAATGGTTGGCAGAACAAAAAGCAAGTGATATTCAAGCATTATATCCCGAAGCTGTGATCATGGGTGCAGATACGATTGTTGCAATTGACGGCAAATGTCTTGGGAAACCAAAAGACAAGGAAGAAGCGGCCTCAATGCTTCAATTATTGTCAGGAAAGACACATCAAGTCTTGACGGGTGTCACGATTCAGTCAGAGAATAGAAAAGAAACATTTTATGAACAGACAGAAGTGACGTTTTGGACACTTACGCAAAATGAAATAGACCGCTATATCGAAACGGGAGAACCGCTTGATAAAGCGGGGAGTTATGGCATCCAAGGGAAAGGCGCACTGTTTGTTCAAAAAATAGACGGTGATTATTTTTCTGTTGTCGGTCTCCCTATTGCCAAAACAGTTAGAGTGCTCGAAACATTTGGAATCACCCCTTTTTGA